From Dehalococcoidia bacterium, a single genomic window includes:
- a CDS encoding metal-sensitive transcriptional regulator, with protein sequence MLAEVREDVLKRLASVQGHLEGIRRMVERDAYCVDILKQIFAVQRALDRIEQTILDNHLKTCVVEGIRGDRAPQVLKELSEIYALANRS encoded by the coding sequence ATGCTCGCAGAAGTCCGTGAGGATGTCCTCAAGCGCCTGGCCTCCGTCCAGGGACACTTGGAGGGCATCCGCCGCATGGTGGAACGAGACGCCTACTGCGTGGACATCCTCAAGCAGATCTTCGCTGTTCAGCGGGCTCTGGATAGGATCGAACAGACCATCCTGGACAACCATCTGAAAACCTGTGTGGTCGAGGGTATCCGAGGCGACCGTGCCCCCCAGGTGCTGAAGGAACTGTCGGAAATTTACGCCCTGGCCAACCGCTCCTAG
- a CDS encoding heavy metal translocating P-type ATPase, translating into MTTPLKKATLSIRGMTCAACVAHVTEALQRVPGVVRVSVNLATHRASLDYDPAQASIRAMQQAVQEVGYSIILETAHLRLIPPPAPEDTPRLTQALLALPGVAQVTVHPAAGRVALQFAPDITPLVTIQEVLRHLGHSAIIEAPAPPGDKEGDARKREVRQQGINLLVATPLALAVMLGTFQPYWGLSRIIPDILHNKVVLFLLTTPLVLGPGRQFFIHAFNGLRRGITDMNLLYATGIGAAYLIAVVNTFWPTAGFGGPMATFYEAAALLTWFILLGRYLEALTRGRASEAIRRLMHLQPRRARLLRNGQESEVPVEEVQVGDLLIVRPGEQVPTDGVVVDGYSAVDESMLTGESIPIEKKGGDAVIGGTLNKTGSFIMRATRVGHETALAQIIRLVEQAQTSKTPLQRLADRVAGQFIVWVHGLALATFLFWYFIGYPLWFAPDSRLMLTPYTLASASAVGFAVLVSIAVLVISCPCAVGLATPAAIMAGTGKAAEYGVLFKSAEAIEMATKVDAVVLDKTGTLTTGTPAVTDVIGLGMRAEEALLLAAIAEKRSEHPLGEAILRSAQQKGLAPPDPEAFQALPGRGVEARAQGRILLLGNRRLMQERGIPLDALDAQAHPLEQEGKTVMFLAVDGRPAALVAVADTLRPTAPLAVRELQRMGMRVLLLTGDNPRTAHAIARQVGIDQVLAEVLPSDKAREVQRLQAQGYRVAMVGDGINDAPALAQADVGIALGAGTDVAKEAGHIILMRDDPLDVVVALQVARATMRLVKQNLLWAFGYNVLAIPLAVGVLYPFTRQIVSPELAALLMATSSLSVTLNTQRMRGFVPPVRRLNPARPITPRQEAPAPMPARR; encoded by the coding sequence ATGACCACCCCCTTGAAAAAAGCCACCCTTTCTATCCGCGGGATGACCTGCGCCGCCTGCGTTGCGCACGTCACCGAGGCGCTCCAAAGGGTTCCCGGCGTTGTCCGTGTCTCCGTCAACCTGGCCACCCACCGGGCCTCCTTGGACTACGACCCCGCCCAGGCGTCCATCCGCGCCATGCAGCAGGCGGTGCAGGAGGTAGGCTATAGCATTATCCTCGAGACAGCCCATCTGCGCCTCATCCCTCCGCCCGCCCCCGAGGACACCCCACGCCTCACCCAGGCCCTCCTGGCCCTCCCCGGCGTCGCCCAGGTAACCGTGCACCCCGCGGCCGGGCGCGTTGCGCTGCAGTTCGCCCCAGACATCACCCCCCTGGTAACCATCCAAGAAGTGCTCCGCCACCTGGGCCATTCAGCCATTATCGAGGCACCCGCGCCCCCTGGAGACAAGGAGGGGGACGCCCGCAAAAGGGAGGTGCGTCAGCAGGGCATCAACCTCCTGGTGGCTACGCCCCTAGCCCTGGCGGTGATGCTGGGCACCTTCCAGCCCTACTGGGGCCTCTCCCGCATCATCCCCGACATCCTGCACAACAAGGTCGTGCTCTTTCTGCTGACCACGCCCCTCGTGCTGGGACCGGGGCGGCAGTTTTTCATCCACGCCTTCAACGGCCTGCGGCGGGGCATCACGGATATGAACCTCCTCTACGCCACCGGCATCGGGGCGGCGTATCTGATCGCCGTCGTCAACACCTTCTGGCCCACGGCGGGCTTCGGGGGGCCGATGGCTACTTTCTACGAAGCCGCCGCCCTGCTCACCTGGTTCATCCTCCTGGGGCGTTATCTGGAGGCCCTCACCCGGGGGCGTGCCTCCGAGGCCATCCGCCGCCTGATGCACCTACAACCCCGCCGCGCACGCCTCCTCCGCAACGGACAGGAGAGCGAAGTGCCTGTGGAGGAGGTGCAGGTGGGCGACCTGCTCATTGTGCGCCCCGGCGAGCAGGTGCCCACCGACGGCGTGGTGGTGGACGGCTACTCCGCCGTGGACGAGTCCATGCTCACAGGTGAGAGCATACCCATAGAGAAGAAGGGCGGCGACGCCGTCATCGGTGGAACACTCAATAAGACCGGCTCCTTTATCATGCGGGCCACCCGCGTCGGCCACGAGACGGCCCTGGCCCAGATTATCCGCTTGGTGGAGCAGGCCCAGACCTCCAAAACCCCCCTGCAACGCCTGGCCGACCGGGTGGCTGGCCAGTTTATCGTCTGGGTGCATGGGCTGGCCCTGGCCACCTTCCTCTTTTGGTACTTCATCGGCTATCCCCTCTGGTTCGCCCCGGACAGCCGCCTGATGCTCACCCCCTACACCCTCGCCTCGGCCAGCGCTGTGGGGTTTGCGGTGTTGGTGTCCATCGCAGTGCTAGTCATCTCCTGCCCCTGTGCCGTAGGGTTAGCCACCCCCGCCGCCATTATGGCTGGCACAGGCAAAGCGGCCGAGTATGGCGTCCTGTTCAAAAGCGCTGAAGCCATAGAGATGGCCACCAAGGTGGATGCCGTGGTCTTGGACAAGACGGGCACCCTGACCACAGGCACGCCCGCCGTCACCGATGTAATAGGCCTGGGGATGCGTGCGGAGGAGGCCCTGCTTCTGGCAGCCATCGCCGAGAAGCGCTCCGAGCACCCTCTGGGCGAGGCTATCCTGCGTTCCGCCCAGCAGAAAGGGCTTGCCCCTCCTGACCCCGAGGCCTTCCAGGCCCTGCCCGGCCGCGGCGTGGAGGCCCGCGCTCAAGGGCGTATCCTCTTGCTGGGCAACCGCCGCCTTATGCAGGAGCGGGGTATCCCCCTGGATGCCCTGGACGCACAAGCCCACCCGTTGGAACAGGAGGGGAAGACAGTGATGTTCCTGGCAGTGGACGGGCGTCCCGCCGCACTGGTGGCCGTGGCGGACACCCTGCGCCCCACGGCCCCCCTTGCGGTGCGAGAACTGCAGCGCATGGGCATGCGTGTTCTCCTGCTCACGGGGGACAACCCCCGCACCGCTCACGCCATCGCCCGCCAGGTGGGGATTGACCAGGTCCTGGCCGAGGTGCTCCCCTCCGACAAAGCGCGGGAAGTGCAGCGCTTGCAAGCCCAGGGGTATCGGGTGGCCATGGTCGGTGATGGTATCAACGACGCTCCCGCCCTGGCCCAGGCCGATGTGGGCATCGCCCTCGGCGCTGGCACCGATGTGGCCAAAGAGGCGGGGCACATCATCCTCATGCGGGATGACCCCCTAGATGTGGTGGTAGCCTTGCAGGTGGCGCGGGCCACCATGCGCCTGGTGAAGCAGAACCTCCTCTGGGCCTTCGGCTACAATGTTCTGGCCATTCCCCTGGCGGTGGGGGTGCTGTATCCGTTCACCCGCCAAATTGTCAGCCCCGAACTGGCCGCCCTCTTGATGGCCACCAGTTCCCTCTCCGTGACCCTCAACACCCAACGCATGCGGGGGTTTGTGCCCCCTGTCCGTCGTCTCAACCCGGCGCGTCCCATCACGCCTCGGCAGGAGGCACCCGCCCCCATGCCCGCCCGGAGGTGA
- a CDS encoding VanZ family protein has product MTLPPPSPPAGRTWPRRLLLLLWLGVIVGLSSWPNPQAPITPPTLLDRLLPYAVHFTLYAVLGLLIAWNLSPWARQRVHPLLGIVLVGLLGCLWGMLDEWYQGFIPGRYPSWEDVGVDTLGAFVGGWAGLWLLPRLLAPWRKASSASAGDPPPKP; this is encoded by the coding sequence ATGACGCTTCCACCTCCGTCCCCTCCAGCCGGACGCACCTGGCCCCGCCGTCTGCTTCTGCTCCTGTGGCTGGGCGTGATTGTAGGCCTCTCCTCCTGGCCCAATCCTCAGGCACCTATTACTCCACCCACCCTCCTGGATCGGTTGCTCCCTTACGCCGTCCACTTCACCCTGTATGCCGTGCTGGGCCTGCTGATAGCCTGGAACCTGTCCCCCTGGGCACGCCAGAGGGTACACCCCCTTCTGGGTATCGTCCTCGTCGGTCTGCTCGGGTGCCTGTGGGGCATGCTGGACGAGTGGTATCAGGGTTTTATCCCGGGCCGGTACCCCTCCTGGGAGGATGTGGGTGTGGACACCCTGGGGGCTTTCGTGGGGGGATGGGCGGGGCTGTGGCTCCTCCCCCGCCTGCTGGCCCCCTGGCGCAAGGCCTCTTCCGCCTCCGCTGGCGACCCTCCCCCGAAGCCGTAA
- a CDS encoding GNAT family N-acetyltransferase — protein sequence MRSRHLQNGSRRRRISIRQMEIDDLPHVYHLGESLFTRTALPVLYRTWDPYEVTSAFNSDPEFCLVAEDEEGTIVGFALGSTVDKDGPSWRYGYLAWLGVKEEFQGTGVARRLLREFERRMRNAGVRMLIVDTEGDNAKALAFFQKNGFSRPTSHVWLTKSLSRPENGTLKPLKPFVLRRAKRTA from the coding sequence ATGCGTTCAAGACACCTCCAGAACGGCTCACGCCGTCGGCGCATCTCCATCCGCCAGATGGAGATTGATGACCTGCCACACGTCTATCACCTGGGCGAAAGCCTGTTCACCCGCACGGCGCTCCCTGTCCTCTACCGCACTTGGGATCCCTACGAGGTTACCTCCGCCTTCAACAGCGACCCCGAGTTCTGCCTGGTGGCCGAGGACGAGGAGGGGACCATCGTGGGCTTCGCGTTGGGGAGCACGGTGGACAAAGACGGCCCCTCGTGGCGCTACGGCTACCTGGCCTGGCTGGGGGTGAAGGAGGAGTTCCAGGGCACAGGTGTTGCCCGCCGCCTGCTCCGCGAGTTCGAGAGGCGTATGCGGAACGCCGGCGTGCGCATGCTCATCGTGGACACCGAGGGGGACAACGCCAAGGCCCTGGCCTTCTTCCAGAAGAACGGCTTTAGCCGCCCCACCAGCCATGTGTGGCTCACCAAGAGCCTCTCCCGCCCCGAGAACGGCACCCTCAAGCCCCTGAAACCCTTCGTGCTCAGGCGCGCCAAACGCACCGCCTAA
- a CDS encoding PPOX class F420-dependent oxidoreductase, giving the protein MPVALSAGVKALLEKPVFAHLATIMRDGSPQVTPVWVDTDGTYILVNTAQGRVKERNVRRDNRVALSAVDPQDPYRRLQVRGRVVEVRTQGAVEHIHKLSHKYRGQPYPLRPGEQRVILVIAPEHISGNIG; this is encoded by the coding sequence ATGCCTGTTGCCTTGTCGGCGGGTGTGAAGGCGTTGTTGGAGAAGCCCGTGTTCGCCCATCTGGCCACCATTATGCGGGACGGCTCGCCCCAGGTCACCCCCGTATGGGTGGACACCGACGGCACCTATATCCTGGTAAACACTGCCCAGGGACGGGTGAAAGAGCGTAATGTGCGCCGGGACAATCGGGTGGCCCTGTCGGCGGTGGATCCTCAGGACCCGTATCGGCGTCTGCAGGTGCGGGGGCGAGTGGTGGAGGTGCGCACCCAGGGGGCGGTGGAGCATATCCATAAGTTGTCCCACAAGTATCGGGGCCAGCCCTACCCCCTCCGCCCCGGGGAGCAGAGGGTCATTCTGGTCATAGCCCCCGAGCACATCAGCGGGAACATCGGGTAA
- a CDS encoding YHS domain-containing protein, with product MFFLRKKPTAIDPVCGMQVDPKKAPATYEYHGKTYYFCAPGCKVRFQKDPDKFLREGPQPMGHG from the coding sequence ATGTTCTTCCTGCGCAAAAAGCCCACCGCAATTGACCCCGTCTGCGGGATGCAGGTAGACCCCAAAAAGGCCCCCGCCACCTATGAGTACCACGGGAAGACCTACTACTTCTGCGCCCCCGGCTGCAAGGTGCGCTTCCAGAAAGATCCCGACAAGTTCCTGCGGGAAGGCCCCCAACCTATGGGGCACGGTTAG